DNA from Pirellulales bacterium:
AGACGGCCGCGGCAACTCCTGTGCGAGAAGCGGCGCCGGCCCGGGCCCCGCTCGGTTCGGCGCCGGCTTCCCCGGCACGTCCTCGCCTGGGCGAGAAGCCCCCCGCGGCGGCCCACGAAGCGGCAGCGGAAAAACCGAAACGGCTTGGCCGCGAACCCAGCGAAGTACTCGCGGCAAAAACAGCAAGACCTGCCGCGCCCCCCCGCGTCGAGCCGGCTTCAGAGCCAGCCCCTACCTCGACCCCCGTCGAGGTGATGACGGGGCTGCCCCCCGATCCCAAACCTTCGCCCGTGCTGACGGGATTGGGGCTCACCTCGGTCGCCTGTGGTGGCCTGGCACTGTTGATGGCCTGGTCGACGACGGCCGTTCTGGCTTTGACGATGCTGGGCGTTGTGATCTCGCTGGGGGCGATCGCCTGGGCGGTGGCGCGGCGCCGCACGGGATTGGGCACGCCCGTGACGGGAATGGTCCTCTGTCTCGGCGTACTGGCCACGGTCTTCGCCTATCAGTTCATCGTTGGCGATCGCTTCAGCGGAGGCATGAAGCTCGAAAGTACTGCCCGCCGCAATACCGAAGCGGTGGCGCTCAGCGAAGCGGAATCGGACTGGGTGCAGTTCGACAACGACGTGCAGTGGACGCGGAGCAACCGCGCTTCGCTGATCGGAGACGTCGAAGTGCGCGTCGTCGGCGCGACGTTCGATCGAGTCAAGTTGAGCGATCTGGGCACCGAGCAGGACTCGAAGGATGCGTATGTGATCGTCAGAATCAGCCTGCGAAACACCGACCGCGACCGCCGCGTGGAATACCGCGGGTGGAGCGGCTCTGGTGCGCTCACCGACGCCGGGCTGGCCGAGCTCACCGATCGCAACGGAA
Protein-coding regions in this window:
- a CDS encoding DUF4339 domain-containing protein — translated: MAAEWFVQADGGQLGPLSPPEMRHLVQEGRVVAETLVRLGADGKWVPAGRVRGLLPETAAATPVREAAPARAPLGSAPASPARPRLGEKPPAAAHEAAAEKPKRLGREPSEVLAAKTARPAAPPRVEPASEPAPTSTPVEVMTGLPPDPKPSPVLTGLGLTSVACGGLALLMAWSTTAVLALTMLGVVISLGAIAWAVARRRTGLGTPVTGMVLCLGVLATVFAYQFIVGDRFSGGMKLESTARRNTEAVALSEAESDWVQFDNDVQWTRSNRASLIGDVEVRVVGATFDRVKLSDLGTEQDSKDAYVIVRISLRNTDRDRRVEYRGWSGSGALTDAGLAELTDRNGKKYNREDFGLGLNVSGQVSTASISPSESIEDVLVFKSSGKESDMYRLELPGSAVGEDGAYRFAIPADTINRVVE